Genomic DNA from Schistosoma haematobium chromosome 1, whole genome shotgun sequence:
tctaacatcaatttgttcatgatctcaatcaaaaagataaaataacatcaatttttttccatttttatttttaataataatgataataataataataaggttgAATAACTTTAGaataatgttaataaattaaaaattaaatacaaaatgacatggatctttcattgttcttctgaacaataacatcagtacaaactttaggtagaagtCTTCTATACAATTTATTGGATTTtcataattttatattattggttcatttttatcattgttAATGAAAATTTATAGTATTGTCAAATGGAATTATATTAAACAGAGATaaatagtggatagcagtggaatccagaacgcgcatttcatcctatttagtaCTTGTTAAATGGATGTACCcgtatcttagagttgatgtttactccgagactcgaactaAGTACTGTTCGTTTCAAAAGCCATCGTATTATTCACTTAACGACTGAATCCTCAATTAAATGAACATTTGGATTGTAGTTATAGCACAAgaagtgaatttatttcagtgcaTTCTCTGATTCTATCAAATATgtacttttttctttttacaaataaaatgtattatatttttgattttatGTGAATATGTGTACAACCATTTACTTTGCtagtaaaaaaaatatttatagttatGTTTAACATTCATACAAATTCACTTTATACATGAACAGAATAAGGGAGAGAGAAAACACATTGGACTGAAATATGACTAATAACTTTATTTTGTGTGTAGCAGCTAGTTGTGGAATTCTACTTATTTACTTTAGATGCATGTTAACACACTTTACAGAACAACCATTATCCAATAAGACATTGCAAATACTTTTCATTTCATTGTCAAATAAATTAACAGAACATAATCTGATTCCCCACACAGAATACCATTTCAATAAACTTCTGCATTCATTGAAGTTGGCCGAAAGCTATTAAAATGTGAACATTGACCAGTCCAAGAAACTTCAGTCTATTTTGTTTGAGATATTTTGCATGTGAACAGTAAATTCGGGTGAGGCTAATTATCACGTCATTGTAGCCTATTAGTAGGATCTTTGTCTTCATATTTGATGGTCTTATCGTCGGCATATTTCACGTGTGAAGACATTCGAATAAAAGTTTCTACAACAGTTTATTATCTTATATGGTTTGTATTGAGTGACTTTGCGTCGTGATGTCACCATATATCGAATAGTTGCATAAACTGGAAGGCGAGGCACTATGAACTGAAATCAGTTCTTGAGATATCATGTAATTTAAGTCTTCTACACTACGTTTGtacatttaatatttttaacatATTATTTTGAAGATATTTATTTTTGCAAATATAGTTTACCCGCGATTCCCGCAAAAGACATTagataaatacaaattaatttcaCTTTCTAAAACTAAATCATTTCGACTTCTTAAATGTCAATACAGTGTTTAACTCTGCATAATGTGATTCGAGGCGATTGCCAGGACAAACGTTTATGTTAATGGTAATATGCAAACAAGACCTACTTGTAATCTTTAGAAAATCTTTGATCCCATGAGATTCAAATAAGAGAAACGCAATGGTATAGTCAAATCTTTTACTCCGTGGCTATTCTGATAGCTTCTGGCCTAACACAGGACTCCGGTAATAACACCTAATGGTTGATGAGTAGTAAACACCGGTATTTAAATGTTGTTTCTTGTCTTAGAACGGTCGTcctactgttttttttttcaatttaaaatGTGGAAAACAGTTTAGAAATATTTAACGGCCAAATATATATCACTGGATATTAGACACATTTGCATTTCATTCGAACGAAGTGATTTAAAGTACAAATCATAAATATACAAGCATATTTTAGTTCAATTTGACCTGTGGTTTCAACGAAGTTTTCGAAGTTATAGATTCTAAAATCTGTCACTCAAAATCACTAATTCGACAAACAAGGATGAACTGACTTGCACAAACAAACTTAATGATTTAGTCGTTACCAAGTGATTTTATAtaacttgaataattttttctggttagcattttttttTAGTGAATTAGTTTTCTAGGGGATGGATTCGCCAACCCCATActcaacccttctcctttatccaaGCTTATGACCgtcagtagccccagagggtctccaggcggagtttgaTAAGCGGcgtatgctccattaggagtaacaggtgtaagtgaTTTTATATACACAAATAACATGTTGAGTAAAAAAAAGGTACAAAACTTTATTGACTTCATTGGCTCTAAATGGACATTGATTTTTGAATCCACGTTGATATTTAATCAAAAATCTTACAAGTCTAAAATCATTATGGATtaagaatataaattataaataaacaatgtaaTATTGTATCAGGATTAATTATCTTCATATCTTACTGAACATCTTTTCTTTATCGAAAGATAACATAAATAATTATGTAGTTTGTCTAAAGGAATTCACTTGACCTAAAATTACTTTATTTGAAACTTGAACATTTCTCACTTTACAGATAGAATAGATAAGAAATATTGATCTAcatatattttcttatttgGCCTGTTTTTGGTTTGTTAACTACAGTGACCTGATGGTAttatattaatgaaataaatatatatatgtgagCACTGTTAATTAACATTACTAACTTTGTTCACCAATTCCTAATGTCCAGTATCAAACTATCAGAAATATCTGTTGTTAGATGTTATATGCGCGATGAAATGAAAAGAGATGCAATGAAGATATTACAAAAAGCAATGAATCGTTTTACAGAGGAACGTGAGGTTGCATCTTTCATTAAATCTTACTTTGATTCTCATTATCATACACATTGGCATTGTATTGTTGGAAAACATTTTGATTGGTAAGttagtgaattatttttatagatttaatcattgtatatatattttttctgctTAGCTCCGTGGCATTTGAAGCATCGCATTGTATTCTGTTGCGTGTTGAAGATTTTttggttttattatttaaatatggtTAATTTGAACCAAAAGATTACTTACTAATTGTATATTCGactcatatttattttttataatatattatttgtaaatttattccATCCTCTTCTTCTCATCTCCTAAGGTCTAAAAGAATTATGGAATCTTGTCATGTATCGTATTATTaccatgtttttttcttttttgtaaagGATGGATGGGATTTCCAGTGTATATCAACCAGTAATAAATTTGTCATTGGTTGTTTCTGATGCAGCTTTTACAGTATGTTAAATAATCTTATactaatttatttcataatgtttCTAAGATGCTTTTGATTTTCACTGTGTATAAACTTCCTGATGACGAACCCTCACTAAGAGTTACAATTAAGGCTTTGAAACGCTTAAAAGAATTATGCATGTTATTAATATGAGGAGAGGGTCAGAGGAGCAACAATTTGCTGGACTGCTTTACATAGTCCTAATCAACACTGAATATGTTAGAAGAATATTTAATGAGTTGGATAAAACAATTTTATCTGAAGTCAGTTACTTCATACGTCTCACATTTCACCATTCTGCATATGAATATTCAGTATTAAGATATGCACTGATAGTCAATTAAACTAATGAGAAAAATCATGCTCTTCATCAATATTTTGATGATTTGTTACAAAGATATACTCTGTTATGGCTTGGTTTCTAGtattaagtaataaatattgaatgggTGAGCTTTGATAATAAATCTATCTGTATAAgtataattgtatttttatattctTCCTACCATATATTGTCTTTATAATTGATGAGTAGTAGCTTAAAAAGGTTTACTTGAAGTTGATGTTCTACTTACGTAACGATAAGTTCAGTTTTAGTTTCACAGTTAAATAGAGATTAgtacatttatttacatattatcaataataataatccgatGATAGTTAACGGTTATTATATCTTCTCACTTCTTTCCTCATATGTGACAAAACGATGGAGAGAATGGTAACTGATTTAATCTTTTAAACTCATTTTAACATACAGCGATGTATAATCTAGAACTAATGGTTAGTTTAATTTTGATAGAATTTCGGAAACTAATTAACATAAAAGTTAACAATTTGGTTTCTAGAATGGAATAGAAGTAAGTCAGTATACATACTAGAAATCTTTAGTATTATATGACTATCTGATTAGCTTTTTATTAAACGTCATAATATAAGCGAACATTTGTAAATAGGGTTAAATGATGCGCTCGATTCTGATCCAGAAAAATAGCCTGTGAAGAATATATTATTGACTCATAATAACTAATATATATTGTTTGGGTGACTATTAATGAATAACTTCCGTTTCATGAAATTTATTAGTTCCTTAACTGTACAGTTAACAGATCATCATTTCCAGTGAACTCGTTCGataattaattatgattaaaatatGGATATCTCCCTTGGAATAGTGAATTTTCTCCACCCTCCTTGATTTATTATTGTAGTCAAAAAAAGGCATCAAAATAAGTGGATTAAACTGTCTGTAGTACATTATAAACTAAGGTGTTTAGACATATATCATATGTCTCATTGTGTAGTGTCATACATATAAAAGAGTAAGAGAACAGTGTAATTGTATTAAACATACTACAACATAACTAAACGTTTCTTCActtaaaactaaaataaaactaCTGTAATTCTGATGTCAGACTATGAAATTTCCTTACTTCGTAAACACATCAATTTAATTCTGTAGTTCGATGTAATAGATTTAATATTTCTACCTTACCTCAAGATTCAAATTACTAAACACGATGCCACATGTAGAGGAATGAAGatctaaaataaattttaacatacttattgaaataaagtaggttataaattaatttaaatatttcactgatcgatttcatgagtcaattgaagctagaccaccatggaaaacctggaagcactggacgaccgtttcgtcctagtatgggactccccagcagtgcgcatccacgatcccggacgccgcgggattcgaacccaagatatatcagtctcacgccaggcgcttaaccaactagaccactgagctggcattcagtgcttccaggttttccatggtggtctagcgtcaattaactcatgatttcaatccgtgaaatttctaaaatcttcacaaaaccccatCTGATAATTTAAATATCTCAGTAACAATCTAAATAATCCTAATGAGAATAAATACAATATCACAAGTGAATGTATTATTAATCTAATGAACAGAGACATAAATGAAGTGCATTTAAGTGAAAACGAGATTGTGAACTGCAAAAGAAAGATGTGATAATGCAACCAAATTATCAAACCTGTTGTGAAAGTAACATcataaaataacattgaaacTAGGGTACAAGAATAATGGAAAACGTGTTCTTTTGAAGATGCATAAAtctgattttaaaattttgatagatattgctTCAGTCAGTTTGAAAAAAATAAGAGCCTCTTTGTAATCCACCGCAAAAGATTTCAGTATACCtattcaattgtctcataacaATGAGGTGTCCTTAAAAATTTACCGaataaaagtgtttatttatttcaaggGAAAACTATCAAGAAAATACTTAGGAAAGTAAGGTA
This window encodes:
- a CDS encoding hypothetical protein (EggNog:ENOG41KOG3430~COG:Z); amino-acid sequence: LLINITNFVHQFLMSSIKLSEISVVRCYMRDEMKRDAMKILQKAMNRFTEEREVASFIKSYFDSHYHTHWHCIVGKHFDWMDGISSVYQPVINLSLVVSDAAFTLEAGLFSPREVCC